CGAGCAGCAGCAGGAATTCCTCCCCGCCGAAGCGCCCCCCTTCGTCGGTCACGCGCAGCCTCTCGGTCAACGCTTTGCCGACCGCACGAATCACGGCGTCGCCGGAAGTGTGACCGTGCGCGTCATTGACCGCCTTGAAGTGATCGATGTCGATCATCACGGCGGAGAGTGCGCTTCCGGATCGTTGCGCCCGGCGAAACTCCCGGTCGAGAACCTTGTTGAGGTGACGCCGGTTGGGAAGCCCGGATAGCGGATCGGTCGTGGAGATGCGTTCGAGCAGCTTGTTCTTGTCCATCAACTCGGCTTGCAACCGCATCAACTCCAGATGGAGCTCGATGCGCGCGATCATGTCGAGTGGGTGGAACGGCTTGGTGATCACATCGCGGGCGCCTTGCCGGAAGAGTCGCGCGCGGCGGTTTGCATCCTCGACGGCCGTGAGCACCAGGAATGGAACCGGCCGCGAACCCGCCGAGGTGGACATGCTGATCAGCTTGTCCCCTTCGAGGCCGGGCATTTCCAGGTCACAGACCACCAGATCGATGTCCTCGGAAACCATGAGCTTCAGGCCCTGGATGCCGTCCTCGGCTTCCAGGATCCGATCGAAGAGTTCGGCCTCCACCAATGCATCGCGCAGGCTTGCCCGCTGCTGGGGTGAATCGTCGATGATGAGCAAAGTGGCCACGGGGTGCTCATCGGGGCGTCCGGCGCTCTACTCAAGCACGAACCCTTGCAGCTGAAGCCAATTTCGGCACAAGAACCCGAGTTAGTGCCGAGAACCTCCCAATAGCCTCCTCACGACGGCAGCGATGTGATCTGGCCCCGCCTCGAAGGCCGCCCGGGAGATGCTCTCGTCGGGTTGATGCGCCTCGTCCAGATCCCCCGGACCGCAGATGATGCACTCCATTCCGGCCCGGGCGAAATGGCCTGCATCCGTGCAGAACGGAGCGCCGCCGGCCTCGGAGGATCCGAACTCTGCGAACAGCGCCTCCTCCAGGGGAGTGCCTCGGGCGGAAAGAACTCCGGGGGCGACAAACGGCTCCGACACGACGATCTCCGCTCGTCGTGACGCAGAGCCCCAATCACTTGGGTCCAACGCGGCCAGGGTTTCCTTCGCACGCTGATGGAGTGCGAGCGGATCCTGGTCGGGCAAGGGGCGGTAGCTGACCGTGAATCGGCACGCCTCGGCGATCATGTTGGCCGCGGTTCCGCCCTCGATGGTCCCGAAGTTGAAGGTCGCGTAGGGCGCGTCGGGAAACAGGCTCTGCATTTCGGGGGAGCCCCCCTCCCGACGCAATGCCTCCTGCAGCTCACCGATCAGGGCCAGGGCCTTCCCTGCGACGGCGATGGCGTTCACGCCCTCCTCCGGGCGACTACTGTGGCCGCCCTCGCCGCGTACCTCGACGGTGAAACCCGCCACTCCCTTGTGGGCGTGAAACACCTTCCACGAAGTGGGCTCGCCGATCCAGGCCAGCCTCGGCGCCGGGCACTGGCCGAGCAGTTCCGGGAGTGCATCGGCCAAGCGCGCTCCGCCCTGACAGCCCACCTCTTCGTCCGACGTGAACAGCAGCACCAATGGGCGCTCGAGCGCACCGAGATCGAGTTGCCTGGCCGCGGCGAGGCATTGGGCCAGGAAAGCCTTCATGTCCGCCGTGCCCCGGCCGTAGAGGCGCTCGCCCTCGTCACCCAGAGCCAGCGGCTCCCGGCTCCAGCCGGGCTGGCCCTCGAACGGCACGATGTCCACGTGACCCGATAGCACGAGGCCGCCCTCACGCTCCGGGCCGACCTGCGCGATCAGATTCGCCTTCCGGCCCTCCTCCCAGGTCTGGAGATCGACGCGGAATCCCAGGGAGTCCAGGTGGTCGGCGAGCATCTGCATGGCCGGAGCGCTGGCATGGTGGCTGACCGTGTCCGTACCGATCAGTTGGCTAGTAACGTCGTAGAGGTACTGGTTCGACACGAATTCCCCCTGGGGCGTCTATTTCGATCGCGATTTATTGACTTTTGTCGTGATTTCCCTGCGGGGCATTCAACTTTACCCTGGACTATTCCGTTTACTCACGTAGGATCCCGTTTCATCTTCTGTTTGAATCCCGAACGCGTTTGAATCCCGAAGGAAAGCCAGGAGCTTGCCATGTCCGCTCAATCGCCCAAGACACCCTGCGGCGCCGAGGTCTTGATCCAATGCCTCGAGAGCCAAGGCGTCGAGTACATCTTCGGCCTCTCCGGCGGCGCTGCCATCCCCATCTTCGATGCCCTGGTCGAATCCTCGATCCAGTTGATCCTCGTCCGCCACGAACAAGGTGCCACGCACATGGCCGATGGCTACGCGCGCGCCACGGGCAAGCCGGGCGTCGTGCTGGTCACGTCGGGGCCGGGCGCCACCAACACCGTGACGGGCCTGTTCACCGCCCAGATGGATTCCGCCCCGATCGTCGTGATCTGCGGGCAGACCCTCACGAGCAGCCTCGGCAAGGATGCGTTCCAGGAAGCCGACGTCACGGGCATTACGTACCCGGTCGTGAAACACAGCACGTTGGTCCGCGACGCAAACGAGATCCCCCGCGTCGTCCGGGAATCCTTTCATCTGGCGAACACCGGCCGTCCCGGTCCGGTGCTGATCGACATGCCCAAGAACGTGAGCGAAGCAACCTGCGAGGCTCCGCTCGATCCTCCCATCGATCTGCCCGGCTACTCGGTTCCCGGGAATGCGGAAGCGGCCCATGTCGAAGCGGCGGCGGCACTGCTCGCCGATTCTCGCCGGCCGCTCCTCTACGTGGGCCACGGTGCGGTCATCTCCGGCGCCGGAAAAGCCGTCACGGAACTCGCGGAGAAGCTGCGCGCACCGATCGTGAACACGCTGCTCGGCAAGGGTGCTGCCGACGAAACCCACCCATTGCACCTGGGCATGCTCGGGATGCACGGAACGGCGTATGCGAACAAGGCGGTCGTCGATTGCGACCTCATCTTCGCGATCGGCGCCCGTTGGGACGATCGCATCACGGGCAACGTGGACGAGTTCTGTCTCGATGCCAAGAAGATTCATCTCGACGTGGACGCGGCGGAGTTCAACAAGGTCCTGCGGCCGGATGTCTGCCTGCACGGGGATGCCCGGCTGGTTCTGGAGGATCTCCTGCCGAAGGTCGGGCCCCTGGACACCGCGGAATGGCTCGCCACCTGCGATGGTTGGCGGGAACGCTTTCCGCTGAAGTACCCGAAGAAGGGCGGCCTGCGGCCCCAGCATGTTCTCGACCGATTGGATGCCATCACCGAGGGCCACGCCGTCATCACCGCCGACGTAGGCCAGCATCAGATGTGGGCGGCGCAGTTCTGCCGCACGCGGAACGGCCGCAACTGGATTACCAGCGGCGGCGCGGGAACGATGGGCTTCGGGTTTCCGGCTGCGATCGGTGCCCAGTTGGGACGGCAAGACAAGGAAGTCTGGGCCGTCGTCGGTGACGGCGGATTCCAGATGACGCTTTGCGAGCTGGCCACCGCTGCAATCCACGAGCTTCCGGTGAAGATCCTGGTGATCAACAACAACTTCCTGGGCCTGGTCCGCCAGTGGCAGGAGATGTTCTGGGAAAACCGACTCTCCGGTGTCGATCTGGAGGGCAACCCGGATTTCGTGAAGCTGGCCGAGGCGTATGGCATCAAGGGCCTGCGCATCCGTCGTCCGGGCGACATCGACCGCAAGATCCAGGAGGCCCGGGACCACGACGGCCCCGTGTTGTTGGTGGCGGAGGTCCTAAAGGAAGACAACGTCTTCCCGATGATCCCCGCCGGCGCACCGGTTTCGAGCATGATCATCGAACCGCCCAAAGAGCGGATGGAGAAGCCCAGTGGCAGCACCTGATCTCACCCCGCATCCCGAGGCCGTGCCTCCGATCCACACGATCTCCCTGTATGTCACGAACAAGCCGGGCGTACTCGTGCGCGTGGCGCTCGTGTTTGCGCGACGCGGCTACAACATCGAGAGCCTGGTGGTGAGCGCCGCGGCCATCGGCGACTTCTCGCGCATGACCATCACCTGCTCCGGCGAGAGCGCCACGCTCGAGCAGATGATCAAGCAGCTCTCCAAGCTGGTCGACGTCGTCCACGCCACGGACCACACCGGTACGGAAGCCTACGAAACCGAGATCGCGCTCGTGAAGGTGGCCGCGCCGCTCGAATCGCGCACCGAGATCCTCCAGATCGCCGAACACTTCGGCGCCAAGGTGGCCGATTACGGCACCGATTCGCTGATCCTGCGCGTCTTCGGCGCCAGCGAGAAGCTGAACGCCTTCATCGCACTCCTCCGCTCCCAGGGCCTCCTGGAACTCGTGCGCTCCGGAAAGATCCTGATGGCGCGCGGCCTCGACGAGACCTAGACACCTCAGAGGAAATGTCCTCTGGAAGGAAAGCAGAACCTGATGACCGTGACCGAGTTGCCCCTGAATGAACTCGACGTGATCACCGCGTCGATCTACGGGAGCGACGGCTACCCCCATGACGCCTGGACGCGCCTGCGCCGGGAAGACCCGGTGCATTGGTCCCATCCGAAGGGCTACAAGCCGTTCTGGGCGATCACCAAGCACGAGGACATCACGCTCATCTCCAAGCAGCCCGATGTGTTTCGGAGCGCGGGCCGTTTCATCCTGTTCCCCGAGGCGACCACGCTGGGCGGTGACGCCGATCTCGAGGAGAACCCACCGCTGCGGATGCTCGTCAACATGGACCCTCCGGTCCACCGCGACTACCGCAAGCTCGTCAGCCCGTGGTTCACGCCTCGCATGGTGAAGCGGCTGGAAATACGCCTCGAAGAAATCACGGCCGAGATGTTCGACGATCTCGAAGGCGAACGAGAGCTCGATTTCGTGACCGAGATCGCCGCACTCCAGCCTCTTCGCATGATCACCGAAATGCTCGGCATCCCCCGGGAGGACGAGAACTTCGTCCTGCGCGTGACGAACGAGAACTTCGGCCTCGAGGATCCGGAATTCCAACGCGAAGGCGATACCCAGAAGGATCGGCTCGGCTTCCTGACGGAAGCCGCGGGTTTCCTGAACGCCATCTTCGAAGACCGCCGCAAGACACCTCGAGACGATCTCTCCAGCGTGCTGGCCAATGCGACCCTCGATGGCGAACCGATTCCGCCCTTCGAACTCTTCTCCCTGGCCTTCCTCGTGATGGTGGCGGGGCACGATACGACGCGAAACGCGATCTCGAGTGGCATGAAGGCCTTCTTCGAGCATCCCGACGAACTCGAAAGACTCCGTGCGAATCCCGACCTCGTGGCGCTCGCAGCCGATGAGATCGTGCGATGGACCACCCCGGTGAACCACTTCTCACGCACGGCCACCCGGGACGTCGAAGTACGTGGAAAGTCGATTCGCGAAGGCGACTCCGTCGCCCTCTTCTACGCCTCGGCAAATCGCGATGAGGAGATCTTCGAGGATCCCTTCGCGTTCCGCATCGACCGCGATCCGAACCCCCACCTCGGCTTCGGAGTCGGCGAACACTTCTGCCTCGGCGCCAGCCTCGCCCGCATGGACCTGCGCGTCTTCTGGCGCCAATTCGTCGAGCGCGTCGAATCCATCGAACTGGCCGCGCCCATCGAGCTGCTGGATTCGAGCTTCGTCGGCGGCCCCAAACACATTCCCGTCCGAATCAAGGTCCGACCCCGAGGCTAGTCGCCGGCGGCCAAGAGGATCATCCGCTCGCAGGAAACGAAGCGGGCTGAGCGCTGTTCGTCTCGTCGAGGAAGATCTCGATCTCGCGAACCAGCCGCTCGGGGCTCTGGATGTGAACGTCGTGTCCCACTCCGTCGATCCGCACGAACTTGCCGCCCGTTCGATGAGAGAGCCGTTCCGCGGTTTCGGTCGAGATCAACGAATCCTGCGAGCCGCTCACGTGCAGTACGGGCGCCCGGATCTCCTCGTACACGCCATCCAGGAGCCGGAACCCGTCGATCGTGTATTGGCGACGCAAGTAGACGAGGAGCGCAGCCCGCGTTCCGGCGATTCGAAAACCAGACTCGATGCGGCTCCTATGAGTTGCGGAATGGGTGGTGCCGAAGACGCTTCGCGTGCCGAGGGACCATTCCCCGATGATCGGCAGGATGATCGGGATTTGCGCCGGATCCATCGCCATTCCGGTACCGATCGTGATGACATGACTCACACGATCTGGAAAATCCGCGCCCATCAGGCTTGCGACGACCCCTCCGATCGAGTGCCCGATGACGCTGGCGTGCTCG
The bacterium genome window above contains:
- a CDS encoding diguanylate cyclase; this translates as MATLLIIDDSPQQRASLRDALVEAELFDRILEAEDGIQGLKLMVSEDIDLVVCDLEMPGLEGDKLISMSTSAGSRPVPFLVLTAVEDANRRARLFRQGARDVITKPFHPLDMIARIELHLELMRLQAELMDKNKLLERISTTDPLSGLPNRRHLNKVLDREFRRAQRSGSALSAVMIDIDHFKAVNDAHGHTSGDAVIRAVGKALTERLRVTDEGGRFGGEEFLLLLGGDARGAEVLAERCRAEVERLEVEAEDGQLISVTVSLGVASYQDTMANPRALVSAADRALYVAKTAGRNQVAVDRDSLEDDADH
- the argE gene encoding acetylornithine deacetylase, whose amino-acid sequence is MSNQYLYDVTSQLIGTDTVSHHASAPAMQMLADHLDSLGFRVDLQTWEEGRKANLIAQVGPEREGGLVLSGHVDIVPFEGQPGWSREPLALGDEGERLYGRGTADMKAFLAQCLAAARQLDLGALERPLVLLFTSDEEVGCQGGARLADALPELLGQCPAPRLAWIGEPTSWKVFHAHKGVAGFTVEVRGEGGHSSRPEEGVNAIAVAGKALALIGELQEALRREGGSPEMQSLFPDAPYATFNFGTIEGGTAANMIAEACRFTVSYRPLPDQDPLALHQRAKETLAALDPSDWGSASRRAEIVVSEPFVAPGVLSARGTPLEEALFAEFGSSEAGGAPFCTDAGHFARAGMECIICGPGDLDEAHQPDESISRAAFEAGPDHIAAVVRRLLGGSRH
- the ilvB gene encoding biosynthetic-type acetolactate synthase large subunit, with the protein product MSAQSPKTPCGAEVLIQCLESQGVEYIFGLSGGAAIPIFDALVESSIQLILVRHEQGATHMADGYARATGKPGVVLVTSGPGATNTVTGLFTAQMDSAPIVVICGQTLTSSLGKDAFQEADVTGITYPVVKHSTLVRDANEIPRVVRESFHLANTGRPGPVLIDMPKNVSEATCEAPLDPPIDLPGYSVPGNAEAAHVEAAAALLADSRRPLLYVGHGAVISGAGKAVTELAEKLRAPIVNTLLGKGAADETHPLHLGMLGMHGTAYANKAVVDCDLIFAIGARWDDRITGNVDEFCLDAKKIHLDVDAAEFNKVLRPDVCLHGDARLVLEDLLPKVGPLDTAEWLATCDGWRERFPLKYPKKGGLRPQHVLDRLDAITEGHAVITADVGQHQMWAAQFCRTRNGRNWITSGGAGTMGFGFPAAIGAQLGRQDKEVWAVVGDGGFQMTLCELATAAIHELPVKILVINNNFLGLVRQWQEMFWENRLSGVDLEGNPDFVKLAEAYGIKGLRIRRPGDIDRKIQEARDHDGPVLLVAEVLKEDNVFPMIPAGAPVSSMIIEPPKERMEKPSGST
- the ilvN gene encoding acetolactate synthase small subunit translates to MPPIHTISLYVTNKPGVLVRVALVFARRGYNIESLVVSAAAIGDFSRMTITCSGESATLEQMIKQLSKLVDVVHATDHTGTEAYETEIALVKVAAPLESRTEILQIAEHFGAKVADYGTDSLILRVFGASEKLNAFIALLRSQGLLELVRSGKILMARGLDET
- a CDS encoding cytochrome P450, with protein sequence MTELPLNELDVITASIYGSDGYPHDAWTRLRREDPVHWSHPKGYKPFWAITKHEDITLISKQPDVFRSAGRFILFPEATTLGGDADLEENPPLRMLVNMDPPVHRDYRKLVSPWFTPRMVKRLEIRLEEITAEMFDDLEGERELDFVTEIAALQPLRMITEMLGIPREDENFVLRVTNENFGLEDPEFQREGDTQKDRLGFLTEAAGFLNAIFEDRRKTPRDDLSSVLANATLDGEPIPPFELFSLAFLVMVAGHDTTRNAISSGMKAFFEHPDELERLRANPDLVALAADEIVRWTTPVNHFSRTATRDVEVRGKSIREGDSVALFYASANRDEEIFEDPFAFRIDRDPNPHLGFGVGEHFCLGASLARMDLRVFWRQFVERVESIELAAPIELLDSSFVGGPKHIPVRIKVRPRG
- a CDS encoding alpha/beta hydrolase, with the protein product MRRILLPLLTAGLLALLAGRWRMAALEPVTLPAEPWNAESRFVQTRTGRVHVLDLGEGPVLLLLHGTARSLADWQEGTAEGLARQHRVVAFDFYGNGLSDRAHGLSYGSVLWAQQGIDVMDALGIEHASVIGHSIGGVVASLMGADFPDRVSHVITIGTGMAMDPAQIPIILPIIGEWSLGTRSVFGTTHSATHRSRIESGFRIAGTRAALLVYLRRQYTIDGFRLLDGVYEEIRAPVLHVSGSQDSLISTETAERLSHRTGGKFVRIDGVGHDVHIQSPERLVREIEIFLDETNSAQPASFPASG